The DNA segment ACGACGTTTTCTTTTTGCGGTTTTAGAAGTCCTTCTAAAAGGTACAGCCATTCTTCCCACCTCCTTAAAGAGTATTAAGAAAGTAATGAAGGCCAGGAATGCTGGTTCTTCACTTTGCTTCTTAGTTTTTGCCGATTATGATTCGGAAGAAGAATTGTTTTCGTTAAAAAACTTTGCAAGTCCTGCCAATCTAGGGTCAATCTTTTTAGATTGCTCCTCTTCACGAACAACTTCCCAATCCTTACCAGACTGTGGAGCTGCTCCTTCACTATTGACATCTTCACAAAAGACTTGCATTGGAACCTCAAGTAATAGTATTTCGCGAATGATTGGCATTACATCAATCACGTCACCTTTTACTTGATTTACATCCTCTTCAGTTTCATAAACTGAACCTTGTAAGAGGAAAGTTTCAGTTGTTTCGACATTAATTGGAAGTTTTACATCCACTAAAGTACGAGAACAAGGAAGTATTAAATGACCTTCTATTTTTAAATGGAAAGTCACTTTCGTTGAATCTATATCTCCACGACCTGTAATATGCATAGGAGATACCTCTCGGATAGAAGGATCAGTTTCTATAATCTCATCAACCCGAATAGTTTCATCAATCGGAAAATCCTTGTTTCGATATTTTTGTAATTGACTTAATGTCCATTTCAATTGAATCACCCCAAGGCAACAAAGGTAATTATAGCCTTCATAAATTTTTTTGTCAATGTTTTTTCTTTACACCCCATCAGGCGATTGTTAAAGAATGCAAATCATCTAAATAAGCTCTAGTCCTAGTTTATCCAGTTGTCCATTTTGCAAACATCTTTATCATCTTATCATATAATCTGATTGGTTTCCTTACAATTTTGCTATAATGATAATAATTAATATAATCGGTTAATTGTCCGTTTTGCAACGGATTCTCATATACCTTTTTAAAATTTAGGCGCTGTTAAAATTGTCTGTTGATTTCCGCTCCAGGCGCTTCGCTTTCCGTGGGCGTTTCGGCTAGCCTCCTCGGCGCTTGCGCCTGCGGGGTCTCCCCTGAACCGTACTCCCACAGGAGTCTTCGCGCCTTCCGCTCCAATCAACAGGGTATAAAAATCAACAATATTCTTTAACAGCCAATATTTATTTGTAAGGAAGGAGAGAAAAAATGAAAGCTGTTGGTTTAATTGTAGAATACAATCCATTTCATAATGGACATGCTTTTCATTTAAGTGCTTCAAAGGAAGCCGCTAAGGCAGATGTTGTCATTGCTGTTATGAGTGGGAATTTCTTGCAGAGAGGGGAACCTGCACTTGTATCCAAATGGTATCGGACGAAAATGGCCTTGCTAACTGGTGTTGACATCGTTTTTGAGCTGCCCTACCATTTTGCCACACAGAAGGCTGAAACATTCGCTAACGGTGCGGTATCTATTTTAGATGCAGCCGGTTGTGAGACCTTATGCTTTGGAAGTGAAAGTGGGGACATCAATTCCTTTCTTCAAACGCTCGATTACATAAAAGATGAAGAAAAAAAACTAGATGAAGGCATAAAATACTTTATGGATACAGGTGTTAGTTATCCTAAAGCATCAGCATTAGCTTTTAACCAGTTACAAGCATCAAAAAACTACTTGGACCTAGGTAAACCCAACAACATTTTAGGTCTGGAATACATAAAGGCAATAAAACGACAAAAGAGTTCTATTAGGCCCATGACTGTGACACGGAAACATGCCAATTATCATGATGAACATTTCACATCAGAAACTATTGCTAGTGCAACTAGTATTAGAAAAGCTATTTTTTCTCCAAAGGACGATAACCATGGTATTGACCAATATGTACCTATGGCAACAAAGCAGTTATTAGAGGAATATTTCCATCATTTTCACCTGTTTCATCAATGGGAAAATTATTGGAGTTATTTACAATACCGCCTAATCCATAGCAATAGTGAAGAGCTTAGGGAAATATATGAAATGGAAGAAGGACTTGAAAATAGGTTACAGGCTGCAGCTATCGAATCCGAGAGCTTTCAGCAATTTATGCAGAAGATAAAAACCAAAAGATATACTTGGACAAGACTTCAAAGGCTTTGCGTTCATATTTTAACTAATGCAAAAAAAATAGAAATGAACAGAAACCTAGAGAAGGCTTCCTATTTAAGACTATTAGGGATGACTACTAACGGAAGAGAATACTTAAATAAAGTGAAAAAGGATTTGAGCCTGCCTCTTGTATCAAAGCTTTCTAGCTTTAAGGAGAGCGAGATCAATCTTGATGTGAAAGCCGCTCGTGTTTATGCTCTAGGAGTCCCAAATCATTTAAGGAATGAAATGTTCAAACAAGAATTTAATCAACCACCTATTTATATAAAATAAGGCTCTGTTAAACTTGCCTGTTGATTTCCGCTCCAGGCACTTCGCTTTCCGTGGGTGTTTCGGCGAGCCTCCTCGGCGCTTGCGCCTGCGGGGTCTCCCCTGAACCATACTCCCACAGGAGTCTTCGTGCCTTCCGCTCCAATCAACAGGCTTTAAAAATCAACACTGTTCTTTAACAAAGCCTAAAATAAAAAGATGATGCAGCTGCACCATCTTTTTATTTTTGCTTTAATTTTTCTAAGTAACTAACTGCATCGTCGAAGGTATCGATAGGAATAATTTTCATTTTTGTCTTGATATCTCGTGCAGTTTTTACAGCTGCTCGATAGTTAGAATTTTTTGCTCCGTTTTCATTAGGTGCTAAGAAAATTTCTGCACCCGCTTTATCCGCAGCTACAATTTTTTGTTCAATTCCTCCAATTGGCCCTACGACTCCATCTTCACTGATTGTACCTGTACCTGCTATTTGGTAGCCTCTCGTTAGATCTTCTTTAGTCAATTGATTATAGATTTCTAATGTAAACATTAGCCCTGCCGAAGGTCCGCCAATTTCATCTGTTCTCACCTTTACCTTTGGATCAACAAGAATTTCCTTATCGTCTACTAAAGATATTCCAATACCAACCTTATTAGGATACTCCTTGAAACGCTCAACGTTTAATGTTTCTGTCTTCGTTATTTTATTTCTAGAAAAAGTTAAAGTGACCTTGTCTCCTGCTTTTTTAGTACCTACATACTCAATAAATTTTTCCGAGGAAGAAAATTGATGTCCATCTACTTTAAATATTCGATCCCCTGCATTGATCTTTCCTGCAGCCGGCATTCCAGGAATCACTTGAACAACATATATCCCTTTATATTTATAATGAACAGGTAAATCAGCTTTCCGATAGGCAACCTCTATTGCATTAAGTTTTGAACCTGCCATTAAGTGAAGCTGTCTAGCATTATATTCTTCTTCTGTCTCTTTTTTATATAAAATCATTTCTAGTGGATATAGCTCTTCATATTTTAGAAGTTTTGCTTCTAAGTAAGAATAGATATTGGCTCTACCCATTCTGACGGTTGTTAGCATAAAATTCCCTTCATCCTTATACCCACCGTCTACCGTTATGATCGGTCCCAATTCTTTCGCCATTCCCGGTTTTGATACATAATAGGGTAAGGAAAAATACATCCCCCCAATTAAAAGCAGTGTAATGAAAAGTACAGAACTTATATATATTTTTTTACGCATTGCTCATTGTTACCCCTTCCACTGTTCAATGACAGTTTCGATTTGCTTGATATACTTCTTTGCTTCTTCTTCACCAATATTGATAATCTCCTCAATATTGGTAAATGCCCGGGAGCTATAGTTTTCTACAGGAGGGCGAATCATGACATCGGCAGTAATCTCCCTGTTTTTGACTATTTCTGATTGCATGATATCAATACTCTGCATAATAACGTCATAAATAGAGGAAATTTCCGCATTACGTTTTACTCTTGATACATCTACAGCAATGACGATATCCGCTCCCATTTCCCTAGCGACAGATACAGGAACGCGATCACTGACACCTCCGTCTACAAGGATTCTTCCATTATTTTTTTCCGGCACAAAAATACCGGGAATAGAAATACTAGCTCTCACCGCATCAGCAACAGGCCCCTTCTGAAAAACGATTTTCTCTCCTGTTAATAAGTCAGTTGCTACAATCCCGATTGGGAGGTTTAAATCTTCTATGTTTTTTCCATGGGTAAAAACCTTTATAAATTCCTTCACCTTTTTCCCGGAGATAAAGCCCATCTTTGGTACCGTAAAATCCAAGAAATATTTTCTCTTAAAGGCAGTGGATAGTTTATATAGCCGTTCCATGTCAATACCTGCCCCATAAAAACTACCAACAAGGGCCCCCATGCTGCTCCCAGCGATTAAATGAATGGGAATTCCAGCATCCTTAAATGCCTTTATGACACCTAAATGAGCAAACCCACGTGCACCACCAGAACCAAGTGCCAACCCTATTTTAGGGTGCTCCATCTTTAGCTACCTCCCATATATAGATGAACATTTCCTTCCATTGTAAAAGATAAATCTCGTTCAATCTTATGGTCTAAATTGACGTTCTATGAGTATATTTGTGTTATATGAGGACAAGTGTTCATATGATTATTAGGAATAATCTCTATTTTAGCATTGATAACATAAATTTGCACAATGTTACCAATCCCCTTGGAAGGAGGTCCCTCCATTGTTTCGGTCAAAGATAAAAACACTTTTTCTTTCTTTATCTGTCACCATTTTAGCAGTATCTCTGATTTCTTATCCACAGGAGTCATTTGATGCTTCGATTCGAGGCCTGAATATGTGGTGGGAAATTGTTTTTCCTTCCCTGCTGCCTTTTTTTATTGTTTCTGAAATGTTAATAGGCTTTGGAGTAGTAAAATTTATTGGGGTGCTATTAGAGCCACTTATGAGGCCGCTTTTTAAGGTTCCAGGAGTCGGAGGATTTGTTTGGGCCATGGGAATGGCTTCTGGATTCCCAGCGGGTGCAAAATTCACCGCAAGACTACGCCAAGAAGGACACTTAACTCAGATTGAAGCAGAAAGGCTTGTTTCCTTTACCAATTCCTCAAATCCACTATTTATCTTTGGAGCGGTCTCGGTTGGATTTTTCTATAATCCTCACTTAGGTGTCATCCTTGCTCTTTCACACTATTTAGGCAATATTTGTGTTGGGCTCCTTATGCGCTTTTATGGAAAGGAATCACCAGAGGTCGCTAGTGAGAAAAGAAAAAAGTTCAAGGTCAGGTCTGCCTTATCTGCACTGCATCAGACTAGATTGAAGGATAATCGCCCAATTGGAAAACTTTTAGGTGATGCTGTTAACTCCTCCATCCAAACCTTATTAATGGTTGGCGGTTTTATCATCTTGTTTTCCGTTATTAATAAACTGCTCTATCATTTACATATTACAGCAACACTGGCGAAAGCTGTTGAGGTAATACTGTCTTCCATCTCCTTTCCAGAAATGCTAAGTATCCCTTTTATTTCTGGTTTATTTGAAATTACTTTAGGAAGTCAATTAACTAGTCAGGTACAGGATGCCACCCTTCTCCAAAAAGCTATGATGACCAGTTTCATCTTAGGTTTTAGCGGATTTAGTGTTCAAGCTCAAGTAGCTAGTATTTTAGCTCAGACAGATATTAGGTTTCAGCCATTTTTTATTGCGAGAATCCTTCAAGGAATATTTGCCAGCTTGTTTGCACTTATATTATGGAAACCCATATATATGCGCTTTAATAGTAATGAACAGCCTTCTAATGCATTACCTGTTAGTTTTTTCGGGCAAGGATCGTGGGCTGATCACTTTTACCATAAAATGATTGAGATTGGCCCCCTCATAACGATTCTTTCACTTATGGTTTATGTCTTACTATTGTTTGCCAGATTAAAAAATCAAAAAAGCTAGGCCATTGCCTAGCTTTCCATTTGTTTGTCAATAAACTTTTTTTGTAATTCTTTTTCAACAATAGGAGGGACAAGTTCTGTAATTTTCCCATTGTACTTAGCAACCTCTTTCACAATACTGGAACTTAAAAAAGAGTATTGGTTGTTGGTCATTATGAAAAAGGTTTCAATATCTTCATCTAACACCCTATTCATTGAGGTTATCTGCATCTCATACTCGAAGTCAGAGACTGCCCGTAATCCCCTAAGTATCGCATTAGCCTTCACACTCTTTGCATAGTCCACAAGTAAACCAGCAAATTCATCGACCATTACGTTAGGCATATCCTTCGTTACCTCTTTGATTAAACTCATTCGCTCTTCAACAGTAAAAAGTGGATTTTTTGCTGAATTATTTAAAACTACCACATATACCTTATCAAAGACTTTGGCTCCTCTACGGATAATGTCTAAATGACCGTATGTAATCGGATCAAAACTCCCTGGACAAACGGCTATACTAGCCAATATGACTCCCCCTTATTCCTCGCTGGTCCGAGAATAAATCGTCACAGCAATCATCCCATATTTTTCATGTTTAATTTGCGTAAGTTGTCCCACTAACTGTGGTAACTCTACGTCAAAGCTGTGTTCACAAACTATAATTCCATTTGTCTTTACAACATTCTGCTGATCCATTTTTTCCATTAAACTTACGAGTTGCTGCTTTTTATAGGGAGGATCTAAAAATATGTAATCAAAGGTAATCTCCCTTTTGATTAGGGCTTTTAACGCTCTCTCTGCATCATTACGGTAAACCTCTGTCTGCTCTTCAAACTTACAGGCCCTAATATTTTCATTTATGACTTGGATTGCTTTCGACTCTCGATCAATGAAAATAACCCTCTCCAAGCCTCTACTAAGTGCTTCCAAGCCTAGTCCACCACTTCCAGCAAATAAATCCAAACCTATTCCACCGTCAAAATAAGGGCCAATCATATTAAATAACGCTTCTTTTACTTTATCGGTTGTAGGCCTTGTTGTATTTCCTGGAACAGCTTTTAAAGGTCTACCTTTACATGTGCCCGAAACGACTCTCACTAACATATCACCACATTTTTCGGAAATAATTTTTCTTTATCCATCCTATCATAATTCACAAAAAGTAGACAATCTGTTGTCACATATCTTTAGATTGTAACAGGTTCACTAGCTAATTTTTGTTTCATATGGAAATTTTTTAAAATAGACGTATAAGCTTAAAGGTTGTGGAAATAATGTTATTAACAACATCAATTCGAGGATGTTGTTGCCAACCGCGGAGAAGACTTACGTTTCCCCATAAGTTCTTCCTCCGGTTTCTCCTCTCCCTTTGCCTTCTATCCTTTAGAGGATGTGGAAGGACCCCGCAGATTATTCTGCGGGGTTTTTTTTGTTTATAGAAAATGGTAAAGTATTAATGAATTTAGCGTTTAAAGGAGAGTTTTCATTGATACAACGTTTTATTGAACTCGGAGAAGGATATTCAGATATTTATGAACTTATTGAGCTTGCTAAAGCCAATCAACATCGGCTTCACCATATGATGGCTCTTCATACTACGATAGATAACAAGGAGTTGACATCCTTAGTGGTTGTGTTAAAACCAACTGATCCAGGCAAGTTTCAACCTTTATACATTTGCCGTGAAGGAATACCAAACCCAAATATTTCACCTAATAAGAGATACTCACTTTTTTCTGAAACTGCTGAGGAACTTGGTAAACAAGTTATCCAACTATCTGTTAAACCATCTACCATCTTTAATGAAAAGGAATTATTCTATCAACACCTAATCGGAATTCTTAGATTGAATCACTACTTAGCCCCTCTACAATAAGAAAAGCGGAAGCGCCTTGGTCAGCCCCGACAGGCAAATGTTCTTCGGCAAGAAAAGTCGCTCTTTGACTTTTATTGCCGAAGGTTATTTGACCCGAGGGGCTAGGCGCTGGAGCTGGACAATTCTCGAAGTCGATTTTTATACTATCTGATTAAGTAAGAAAAGAGGTTGACACTTGAGTCAACCTCTTTTTATATACCCATTTTATAATCATATTCCTTTGCTTTGTCCGGTGCAGAATTCTCATACTCCATTCTTAGGAATGGTTTATAAGATGGCTCTACTTTTTTTACGAATGAAAAAGAATTTAACTTTTCCATGATGCCTTCCATGTCTTCTTGATTACAATACAAGACAACATATTTTAGTTTTTTTGAGACATAATGAACATTTCCAAAGCGACGTAGCATCTTAGCTTGTTTTAAAGAGTATAGCCAAACTACTAATCCTTGTCTTTGAACAAACATACTTTTTTCCCCTTCAGCAAAACCATCATTTTAGATAAGTCTAGCATATAGAAAAACAAAAAACCAGCTGAAATATGCTGGTTTACACTCATTAACTACACCCACAGCTACCCCCGCCGCCACAGCCAGCACCGTGATTAGATTCAAAAAATGGATTCCCTGAAGGAACTTTTATATGTTTAGAAACCGCGCCACCTACTAACAAGCTGATTTCATCCAATAGACTTTGCAAATCGGTTTCTGCTAATTTAAACTCAGCTACTAATGGGTCCAAATCCATTTCTCTCTTTACTTCACGGATTTGAGTCATAACCCGTTTATAATCAGGGTGATACTTCCCAAAACGTTGGACTTCTTCGTATAGCTCTTTCAGGCTTACAAAACGGTTAATTTTCCGTTGTGTCTCCTTATTACTTCTCAATTTATATAAACAAATCTGATATTGTTCCACTACATCGGATTCAAGTACCATCCTAGCTAACGCTTCCGCATTTTCTAATAATTCCATTCTTTCTAACGTAGCAAGCATGCGCCCACCTCCAAGGACATTTTACCATGAAAAATGAGAGAATGCGAAAACTTCATTTTATTTAGGGACATTTACCATAAATTCTTTTACCAATCCATAAGGCTCATTATTTAACTTAACAACCTCAAGCCTTACTTTATGCGTCCCTTGAGGTAGTCCTTTAATTATAAATGCAGCAGTCGTTACCTCTCTATTTCGTTTGCCATCAATCCAGATAACCATTTTCCCAATTTTTTGACTTGACTGGTTCGATTCTCTAAAGCTGATCCCAGTGACAATACATTCAACCAATACATCTTTCCCCTTCGTTTCGTGCTGTACCATTAATGTAGGTATTTCTTGTGCACTTGAATGAAAAATTGTTAGCATTCCTTGTAATAGAAGTAGAAGAACAATAGATGGTATAAACCTTTTCAAACCAATCACTCCTTTTTAGTATTGTTCGCCTCCTTTTTGATTTTTAGTCTATTTCTAAAAATTGCAATAAAAAAAGGCCACATTTTTCCCATGTGGTCCCTGATTAATTTTGGTTTTTCATTGCCTGAAACATAGAATACATCATCGATGCCATTTGCACGCTATTTGAAAACTTTTCTACTTGGTGTGGGATTGTTTTCTTATAATGATGTAACGACGCAATTTCAAGTGATTGTAAGTCATAAGGATTTCTGGATAGTTTTCGGTACCAATAGGGCTGCTCGCGTACAAACTGCTTTAAATCCTTTTGATTTTCTAAATAATCAAGTACCTCTCTTCGCATAATCTAATTCCCTTCTATTAGTCTTTTCGAAATGAAAAAGGATGTTTTGGCCCCTCTGGAGTCTTGACAGGACCTGCTGCTGCATTCGGATTCCCTCCTTGAAACTGTGCAATAACACCTTGAACGGCACCTAGTGCCTGACTTAGATTATTAATATGATTTTGCATTTGGTTTGGGTCCATTTTCTTGACCATTCCCATAATATTTGACATCCAATCTCCCTTAGCACTGCTGCTCTCTGCTTCAGATTCCGAACGTGTTTCTACACCGATGGTTTCCCAACGTTTATCATCTTCACCCAATAAGTACCAATCTTCATACAGTTCTTGCCACGTGGCCTTTCCATTCCGAACTTCCTTAATAATATTTGGATTGTTTTTAACAAATTCTTTGAATTGCAGTACGGAGGGATGTAATTTTTTTTGTGACATTTCTCTCACCTCTGCCCATATATATTGCCAATAATACAATATGTAAGAAAAGTAGAAATGTGAAATGCAAATGGAAATGAAATTATTTATAAATATATATCTTAGTGGTAAGATGACTTAAGAAAAGGCTGTGTTAAAGAACAGTGTTGATTTTTATACCCTGTTGATTGGAGCGGAAGGTTCGAAGACTCCTGTGGGAGTACGGTTCAGGGGAGACCCCGCAG comes from the Neobacillus sp. PS2-9 genome and includes:
- a CDS encoding YlbD family protein, which translates into the protein MSQKKLHPSVLQFKEFVKNNPNIIKEVRNGKATWQELYEDWYLLGEDDKRWETIGVETRSESEAESSSAKGDWMSNIMGMVKKMDPNQMQNHINNLSQALGAVQGVIAQFQGGNPNAAAGPVKTPEGPKHPFSFRKD
- a CDS encoding YlbG family protein — translated: MFVQRQGLVVWLYSLKQAKMLRRFGNVHYVSKKLKYVVLYCNQEDMEGIMEKLNSFSFVKKVEPSYKPFLRMEYENSAPDKAKEYDYKMGI
- a CDS encoding YlbF family regulator; the encoded protein is MLATLERMELLENAEALARMVLESDVVEQYQICLYKLRSNKETQRKINRFVSLKELYEEVQRFGKYHPDYKRVMTQIREVKREMDLDPLVAEFKLAETDLQSLLDEISLLVGGAVSKHIKVPSGNPFFESNHGAGCGGGGSCGCS
- a CDS encoding YlbE-like family protein, with product MRREVLDYLENQKDLKQFVREQPYWYRKLSRNPYDLQSLEIASLHHYKKTIPHQVEKFSNSVQMASMMYSMFQAMKNQN
- a CDS encoding nucleotidyltransferase, giving the protein MKAVGLIVEYNPFHNGHAFHLSASKEAAKADVVIAVMSGNFLQRGEPALVSKWYRTKMALLTGVDIVFELPYHFATQKAETFANGAVSILDAAGCETLCFGSESGDINSFLQTLDYIKDEEKKLDEGIKYFMDTGVSYPKASALAFNQLQASKNYLDLGKPNNILGLEYIKAIKRQKSSIRPMTVTRKHANYHDEHFTSETIASATSIRKAIFSPKDDNHGIDQYVPMATKQLLEEYFHHFHLFHQWENYWSYLQYRLIHSNSEELREIYEMEEGLENRLQAAAIESESFQQFMQKIKTKRYTWTRLQRLCVHILTNAKKIEMNRNLEKASYLRLLGMTTNGREYLNKVKKDLSLPLVSKLSSFKESEINLDVKAARVYALGVPNHLRNEMFKQEFNQPPIYIK
- the coaD gene encoding pantetheine-phosphate adenylyltransferase; the protein is MASIAVCPGSFDPITYGHLDIIRRGAKVFDKVYVVVLNNSAKNPLFTVEERMSLIKEVTKDMPNVMVDEFAGLLVDYAKSVKANAILRGLRAVSDFEYEMQITSMNRVLDEDIETFFIMTNNQYSFLSSSIVKEVAKYNGKITELVPPIVEKELQKKFIDKQMES
- a CDS encoding methylthioribose kinase, with the translated sequence MIQRFIELGEGYSDIYELIELAKANQHRLHHMMALHTTIDNKELTSLVVVLKPTDPGKFQPLYICREGIPNPNISPNKRYSLFSETAEELGKQVIQLSVKPSTIFNEKELFYQHLIGILRLNHYLAPLQ
- a CDS encoding patatin-like phospholipase family protein is translated as MEHPKIGLALGSGGARGFAHLGVIKAFKDAGIPIHLIAGSSMGALVGSFYGAGIDMERLYKLSTAFKRKYFLDFTVPKMGFISGKKVKEFIKVFTHGKNIEDLNLPIGIVATDLLTGEKIVFQKGPVADAVRASISIPGIFVPEKNNGRILVDGGVSDRVPVSVAREMGADIVIAVDVSRVKRNAEISSIYDVIMQSIDIMQSEIVKNREITADVMIRPPVENYSSRAFTNIEEIINIGEEEAKKYIKQIETVIEQWKG
- a CDS encoding SepM family pheromone-processing serine protease; its protein translation is MRKKIYISSVLFITLLLIGGMYFSLPYYVSKPGMAKELGPIITVDGGYKDEGNFMLTTVRMGRANIYSYLEAKLLKYEELYPLEMILYKKETEEEYNARQLHLMAGSKLNAIEVAYRKADLPVHYKYKGIYVVQVIPGMPAAGKINAGDRIFKVDGHQFSSSEKFIEYVGTKKAGDKVTLTFSRNKITKTETLNVERFKEYPNKVGIGISLVDDKEILVDPKVKVRTDEIGGPSAGLMFTLEIYNQLTKEDLTRGYQIAGTGTISEDGVVGPIGGIEQKIVAADKAGAEIFLAPNENGAKNSNYRAAVKTARDIKTKMKIIPIDTFDDAVSYLEKLKQK
- the ylbJ gene encoding sporulation integral membrane protein YlbJ → MFRSKIKTLFLSLSVTILAVSLISYPQESFDASIRGLNMWWEIVFPSLLPFFIVSEMLIGFGVVKFIGVLLEPLMRPLFKVPGVGGFVWAMGMASGFPAGAKFTARLRQEGHLTQIEAERLVSFTNSSNPLFIFGAVSVGFFYNPHLGVILALSHYLGNICVGLLMRFYGKESPEVASEKRKKFKVRSALSALHQTRLKDNRPIGKLLGDAVNSSIQTLLMVGGFIILFSVINKLLYHLHITATLAKAVEVILSSISFPEMLSIPFISGLFEITLGSQLTSQVQDATLLQKAMMTSFILGFSGFSVQAQVASILAQTDIRFQPFFIARILQGIFASLFALILWKPIYMRFNSNEQPSNALPVSFFGQGSWADHFYHKMIEIGPLITILSLMVYVLLLFARLKNQKS
- the rsmD gene encoding 16S rRNA (guanine(966)-N(2))-methyltransferase RsmD, whose translation is MRVVSGTCKGRPLKAVPGNTTRPTTDKVKEALFNMIGPYFDGGIGLDLFAGSGGLGLEALSRGLERVIFIDRESKAIQVINENIRACKFEEQTEVYRNDAERALKALIKREITFDYIFLDPPYKKQQLVSLMEKMDQQNVVKTNGIIVCEHSFDVELPQLVGQLTQIKHEKYGMIAVTIYSRTSEE
- a CDS encoding YceD family protein, giving the protein MKWTLSQLQKYRNKDFPIDETIRVDEIIETDPSIREVSPMHITGRGDIDSTKVTFHLKIEGHLILPCSRTLVDVKLPINVETTETFLLQGSVYETEEDVNQVKGDVIDVMPIIREILLLEVPMQVFCEDVNSEGAAPQSGKDWEVVREEEQSKKIDPRLAGLAKFFNENNSSSES